From the genome of Phycisphaerae bacterium:
GGCGCAAGTCGCCAAATCGCAAATATTAAAAATATTTTTTTGAAACGGCACTAGTTCGGTCGTCGGAGTAATGCGTTTGCCGGTTTTTTCCGCGGCACGGAGGGTGTCTCGCCATGTGGCGAAGGCTTCTACGCTACTCCTCAAGAGCTCCGGCTCCTGCAAACCTGCTACCGCTGACGACAGACTCAGCTTACTTATGGTCCACTGGCTGTCAAAACCGTACCCGGCAGCAAGCGCGATTAGACGATTCGTTGCAGGAGCGACAAGCCGTTCTTGTTGGGCTGGCGGATACTCGAATTCTAACAGGAGCCCGCTGCCCAGTAGGAGTTCGGGGTAGTCCACCTCGATTCCCTCGTTGGCCAAAGCACCTTCTAACCGGAAAACCTCTGGAAACTGCTGCTGGAACCATGAACGGTTCTTCTCCACCCACTCTTGGTAATCTATATCCTCCAGACGAACCTCTTCACCGCCGGCCAATAGATCCACCTCGGAGCGGTCCGGGAGTCTTCGGGTGGTTGTGGCGGCGAATGTCTCAGGTTTGGTCTCAAGGGCCCAGTGCGTTAATCTGTATGCATCGCAGGTGACGGGGGCCGACGCCACGAGTGCGCCGGACGTTTGGGTAATTCGGGACAGATAGCCGGCACCTACTTGAACCGTACTTGCCTGGGATTCGAATCGCACTGAGCCTTCGGCAACAATAAGGGTCGTGGCATGATCTGTAACTTGTACATCAAAAGTCGTGCCAGTGATGACCGCCTTGCCATGGGCGGTCGCCACAACAAAGGGATTCCCATCATGCCGAACGTTGGCAAGTATCCGGCCGGCATCGAGTTGCACCATACAGCCCAGCCGGCTGTCCGCCGTCAACGGCCTGACGCGGAGAACTGTACCGCCGGCAAGGACCATCCGGTGCCGCTCATTGAGAAAAAGCGTTCTGCTCTGGCCATCCTCTATGTGGATTTCAGAGTCCGGATTCAAAAAGACCCGCCCTTGATCGGACAACAGCTCAATGCGAATGCCGTCACGCGAGCCTGCTCCAGCCAGGGGAGACCCCCGCTCGGCAGGTGTTTGGCGGCCTGCAAAGAACACAAAAGCAAGCGACAAGACACCGATAAGTATGCAGGCAGCCACAGCAAGCTTTCTGACGCCTGAGAACCAATCCCTCGCAATCAGGTTTCCACACCCTTCCGATTCCCGGATTCGTGCCAGGATATACTGCCAATTGAGGTCCACTCGGTCCCGGCTCAGTATATGGGAAACTTCCGCACCTTCGGATTCCGCTGCCAAGCAGTGGTTTGCCTTCAGAATGCCCAAGACAAGTTTGCTTCGTTCATAGTCGCGTCTGCATGCAACACAATGCTCCAGGTGGCCCGCCACCGCGGTCCGCACTTCCTGAGGCATGCTGGCGTCCTCCTCTATGTGGACCGCAATCCAGCGTTGCACCTCAGTACACGTTAGCTTGTCTTCTGGCCGCTCGTACATTCGCGAGTCTCCGATTCTGCCAAGCGGGCGATTATCGATGTTTTGACCGCTTGGTCTATTTCTTAGTGGCAGAAGCGGCCAAAATAGTAGGTGCCTGTTGCCATATTTTTCAAAAAGAACATAAGTGATTGTTGGGCAAGAACTTACAGGCAAGTCATTCCCTGCGGGAAGCCGGTCGGGCACGGATCACACAGTCTTTCGACTCAGGTTATCAACAAACTAGTCGCGCAAATCGCTCCTTATACGGCGGCAAGAAGGATTGTTGCATTCAGATGTTGCAGTATGAGATCGTTGCGCAGATTTTGGAATACAGCGGATCCTGGCTTCACGCTTGTGGAATTACTGATCGTCATGGCTTTGATAGCAATGGTGGTGGTCACGGCAATTCCCCGCTCAAGTAGAAGCGATGAGCATCTGAATGTAGAGAGCATGGTCCTGAATCTGCGGGAGAACGCACGTTACGCAATCAATCTGGCCTCTGATTCAGGGCGGCCGGTCCGTTTTGTGGTTTGTGACACAAAGAGGTACTACAGCATCGAAATAGCGGCTGATTCCCAAGCGGAAGTCTTTGCCCCTGTCGAAGGTCTGCTGCGGGTCTATCCTGAAGACGTGCTAACTTTACAGACCAACGGCTTCCAAGACCTGGGAGGCAAGCAATGCCTGATCTTCTCGCCGCGTACAGACTGGCCCATAGCCGAGCTTACGATCTTGGGCGCAAACTGTGGCAAGCGGTTGAAGATCCAGGGAATATACAGCGAAGTAGAGGACCTGGAGTTATGATGGCGCCTCACACGTGGTTGAAGCGTGTCCGCCGGCGTGCTTTTTCAATCATTGAGGTGATCGTTGCAATGACGATTCTGGGGATCTCCATGACGGCGATATTTGCGGCAATAGCAACAACGTCAAGGGCCGCGCACCATGCAAGGATGCAAACGGAGGCAGTCCTGCTTGCAGAGTCTTTGCTTACTGAAGCCACGCTCGCCCCAAGTAGATCATACAGCACTCGGGCAGGGGCTCATGAGGCCTTCACCTGGCAAGTACAAACCGGCCAGACTCCCGTTGAGGAACTAGGCTTTGTGAAAGTAACGGTTCATTGGCAAGAACAACAGCGTGATCAGGAATACGAGTTGATCTCATTCGTGCAGATGCAATCATTTGGCCACTGATATGCGGCAAACAAGCAGAGGTTTTACCCTGACAGAGATACTGCTGGCGATGCTCATCGCCAGTATCCTGGTCCTTGGTATCAGTGCCGCCTACCAGCAAGCGCACCGGGTCTGGGTACGCACAGAACAAAATCGGCCCCTCTACGCAGACGCTCGCATGATTGTGGAAACACTCAGAACGGAGTTGTCCTGCCTCTACATGCCGCCTGTCGAAGAAGACCAAGAGAAGGTGTTTGTGCTCGCTACGGAACCTGACGGCAGGATCGAGATGGTGTTTTACACGCAGGCCCCCGGTTACCTTAGCGCCGTCGGAGCCGGACGCATTGCCAAGGTGCGATACTGCTTCGACCGCGATCCACAGACCGGTGAGACAGCATTACTTAGATCCGAGCAGGAGTGTGCGGGCGAGAAGGTGATTGGACAAGAGGTCTCCAGCGTTATGGCTAAACGGCTCGCCAGCTTCAAACTGTGGTCCTATGTTCCTGCGGGAAGCTCAGGCGACGCAGATTGGCGGCAGTCCTATGCGTCTGCAGAACAAGCGCCCAAAGCCATCAGGGTTACGTTCAAATGGGCCGCCGATCAGAGCGTTCCGGACAAAGAATTTACAACTGCAATTGTAGTGCCTTGCCAGGCATCCTTGCAGCACCCTTAGATGACGACATCAAGGTGCCCTTTCACGGGTCTCACCCAATCAACATAAACCACCCTGGAACGCTTTTCTATATGGAAGGGATGCAATTTGCACGTAATGTGCATTCTCCATACGGAATAGCAAAACCCCTGAGTTCATAGTTTGTAGGGAGCCAAGATGCGGCATTCTGCCACACAAAAGGCATTTGTTGTCTTGTCGGTGTTTGGTATCGGTTTGGCCTTCTGGTCCTTCCGCGAGGCGACCTTTGCCGCTGAAGGCGGTTTCGACCCGTTTGCGGGCAACCAGACAACCGGATCGCCTCGAGCAAGCGACATGTCTGAGGCCGGTCCCGTCATTCCCATGATGCAGTTCTCCGATGAGAACATCACCAGTGCCTTCCAGATGATCAGCGATGTTACCGGATGGAGCATATTTCCGACTTCGGACGTCAGCAAAGCCAAGGTGAGCCTTTGGGTCAATAACATCACCGCAGGTGAACTCCTGGAACGTGTCGTCAAGCTTGCCGGCTTCGTGTACCATCGCCAAGGCAACATAATCAGCGTGATGACCTACGATGAGTATATGCAGCATTATGGACTTTCCAAAGAGGTCATTCCGCTTGCATATGCCAACGCTACCTCCGTGGCTGCTGCGATTAAGCCCTTTATGACGAAGGTCGGCAAAAGCGTTGTCCACAATGAAACGCAAACACTCGTACTTTATGAAGTCGAGGCTAACCTTGACACTATTCTGACAATTATCCAGGAATTGGACACCCCAACGGCACAGGTGATTGTCGAAGTCATCACCTTGCAGTACGCCGAATGTGAAAGCCTCGCGGATGTACTCAACAGTATCTTCTCAGACAAGGATACGGGCGCAAAGAACAAAGCAGCGCAAGTTCCTCCAAACGCTTCGCCAAATCCGGTGGCAACAGATGCATCCAAGCCTGACAGTGCCCCAGCAAGCGTGGCGCCCTACGAACCGATGCGCGTGTTTGCCCTTGCCCATGCCAACCAGCTGGCACTTGTCGGAACCGAATCCGACATTGCGAAGGCCAAGGAACTCATCACCGTCATTGACGTGCCAAACGAGAACATGGTCTTGGAGGTTCATCAGCTCGAGTATGCAGATGCCGAAGTCATTGCGGCCACGCTGCAGGAACTCTTCGCCAACAAGCAGGCCGGATCCATTGAGGCCACCCGCCCGGTTGCGGCCCGCACACCTTCCGTGCCAAACTCAACCGAGGGAGCAGTTAACGGCTCCGCTGCCCTGTTATCGCCGGAAACCCGCGTGGACATCCGCGCCGTGGGGCGAACCAATCAGATCATTATCAAGAGTTATCGCGCGGAGATC
Proteins encoded in this window:
- a CDS encoding FecR family protein, whose amino-acid sequence is MPQEVRTAVAGHLEHCVACRRDYERSKLVLGILKANHCLAAESEGAEVSHILSRDRVDLNWQYILARIRESEGCGNLIARDWFSGVRKLAVAACILIGVLSLAFVFFAGRQTPAERGSPLAGAGSRDGIRIELLSDQGRVFLNPDSEIHIEDGQSRTLFLNERHRMVLAGGTVLRVRPLTADSRLGCMVQLDAGRILANVRHDGNPFVVATAHGKAVITGTTFDVQVTDHATTLIVAEGSVRFESQASTVQVGAGYLSRITQTSGALVASAPVTCDAYRLTHWALETKPETFAATTTRRLPDRSEVDLLAGGEEVRLEDIDYQEWVEKNRSWFQQQFPEVFRLEGALANEGIEVDYPELLLGSGLLLEFEYPPAQQERLVAPATNRLIALAAGYGFDSQWTISKLSLSSAVAGLQEPELLRSSVEAFATWRDTLRAAEKTGKRITPTTELVPFQKNIFNICDLATCA
- a CDS encoding type II secretion system protein, coding for MRSLRRFWNTADPGFTLVELLIVMALIAMVVVTAIPRSSRSDEHLNVESMVLNLRENARYAINLASDSGRPVRFVVCDTKRYYSIEIAADSQAEVFAPVEGLLRVYPEDVLTLQTNGFQDLGGKQCLIFSPRTDWPIAELTILGANCGKRLKIQGIYSEVEDLEL
- a CDS encoding prepilin-type N-terminal cleavage/methylation domain-containing protein, producing MATDMRQTSRGFTLTEILLAMLIASILVLGISAAYQQAHRVWVRTEQNRPLYADARMIVETLRTELSCLYMPPVEEDQEKVFVLATEPDGRIEMVFYTQAPGYLSAVGAGRIAKVRYCFDRDPQTGETALLRSEQECAGEKVIGQEVSSVMAKRLASFKLWSYVPAGSSGDADWRQSYASAEQAPKAIRVTFKWAADQSVPDKEFTTAIVVPCQASLQHP